The following DNA comes from Diorhabda carinulata isolate Delta chromosome 3, icDioCari1.1, whole genome shotgun sequence.
CTTCAACTTAGTTGGTCTAGTTTATaaacgaggatggtcccagatgTACCtggaaaaattttggaaatgtaTTCATTTCCCAACGTAATTTCCTTTTAGCTCCAGTCATGTTCAAGGAGcaaaatctggtgaatagggtgcaggaggtagcaattcaaactttaattcaaagattttggccattgcaataacccgtttttgcttgatttcttcgctcaaacgttgcaataagttcgtataatacacgcctttgatagtttttcctttttcaagatagtcaatgaaaattatcccacttctttggagccggctcactcttttcagtccattgttttgattgttctttttatTCGGGTGTGGTGAAATGATGAACCCGCGTTTGATCCATCTTCATAATCATTCTGAAACGGCAcaaaacactcgatggaaacatcttcacaacgctgtttttgttccattatgagcaaacgcCGTACCcgtcttgcgcacagctttctcatgtccaaatatTTAGTTAATATGCGACGCACCGCGCTTTTTTacatgcctactatgtctgctagctcgcgcactttcagtcgaggatcatccagtaccgttttgtaatttttttcaacatttctagatTCCTCACCTCATTTAGTCGACCACTGCCATACTGGGCTTTGCAGGTCGTTCGGCCTCATTTAAACTCTGTCACCCAATATTTTACcattgataacgaagaagcagtcttACCCAaaatagaatctagttcagcttatAAATTGGTTGGGCTATCAGAGTTACTGTGCTAGCTTTAAGAGATCTTTGCTTCTAAAGGTTTCTTGCCTGAAACATTTTTTCCGTATGCTTGCCATATGGGTGCATTCTACAATAGAAGAACTGCAGTTTCATCATTCTCCCCACAGAGTTTACACTTTCCCGATTCTTCGAGACGACCGTATCTCATCTTAACGCGGGTTTTAAATTCTGTCTGTTTTCTTTATTGATCATAAGGAAGGGGTAATTCATAAAGAGCTACCCTGTTAATGAATTACGTAACGAATCAAATGAATCACTTTATCAGATATAAACTAACCAACAATGATGTGAATTATTATGTGGCACTCCTCGCTTAATCTCGTGATTAACCAAATGTGTTCGTGTCAAggatttgtttaaatatttcaccATGGCTCATTGTCCCATTGATTTATAaatgagaatgaaaaaataaatcataacaTGAAAAATGGACACATTTTAGTGATGAGTTCGAATGATCAcacacaaaataaataatcaatcaaataCGTACCTGCAAATGTCTTTTTTCATTAGAACCCTTGATGTGGGGTTGATTATTTTTGCAAAACAGTTATCTAAGTTGGGGTAATTAGTATTGGATAATTTGGTACGACATTCAGCTGCTTTTGAACTGTAGAAAGCTGGAAGAAAACGTTGATTAGCGTTTAGTATTATTActgcaatttcaataaaaacggTATATTATTGTAACGCAATATGGATCCTAGAGTCGATCCTGTCCGATTgtagtggaattctaaaattcggcagAAGCGCGGCACCTTTGATGTACGTTGGAAATACCCGGAATccgtttgatgttttttattcggcaggcggtttatttacattgtttcatttgagtaatttctaggaaggtctatttatttatttgttttttttatgttttagaacttttgagaattcttttttgatatataaaggAGTTTCTGTAGtgcagtttagttcagtttataataaatagtcgtggtgaacggaacgaaatagaaaagtaaaagAAGAATCTGAATAAATCATTTAAGTTAATAAAGTGAATTATATAgattagttaagtgtagtataaggtatttaaataaattaaaaatctaaGTGTATCAATTCAAACGACGAATAAAAATCGTataaagaaacaagaaaaacattacattattcAACtaccaatatttataaatatgaagttttcaGCACaaagttttgattaaataaatgcCTTTAAATGTGAGTATAATACTATACAATATCTACGACTGACAGATTAATTTCACTTGAAATATAATGCTTAACTTTTTCTACATGAGttctattaattatttctattacaaTCAAGCTTCTGTTTCCTCAATATTTTCTcagattttaaatttattttcctagCAAACTATGCTTTggaactaaaatatttttaaaaaacaaattactcAATGAGATTTTATgctccaaataaaaaatttttaagctAAATATGGTCTAAGCTTATGTAAAATGTGTCGAATACAAATTGTTATTGGCTCATGAGGTCTAGTGATGTGCTGCGGGTTGGCCCTCTGGatttaatggaattttaaaattcagcGGAAGCAAGCGGTTTATTAACATTGTCtcttttgaatagtttttaagaaagtttatttatttgttttgttttttcattttctataaattttagaatttttttaaaatataacttaaacaaaaattttatttcatattttatcgatttcatataacattttttaattatttccaattataagTATTTTGATTATGCTTCTAGTCAGAAGCGAAACGTCAAGATAAAATAAAAGGCAAATAAATATAcgtctataaataaaaataaatcgaagAGTTaagaagttttaataaaaaattctgatATTGATACAAAAGTACCTTTTGAAACAcatgaaaagtattttatataaaaaataatatctcgAATAAGctttaaattataatacttaCTTTTAATATGTTCTCCATCATTATGACATAAGAAATGAAGGAGTTCTTTAAAACTCCGATTAAGGAaatcttccaaaaatttttcttgttgtgCTAAACATGGCTTCAAATCCTTCGCGAAttctttcattctattttcTAGGATAAAACGTTCTCTATCACAAAATACTTTCTCTCCTTCGGGGATGAATTTGAAAGCATATTTTAGATACCTTTTAAATTCCACACCGTCTGcatacaatttatcaaaattattgatatcGTGAGTTTGATTAAAGCATTTGTTGAACCAGTGATCGCTTAGTTTTTGGTATGGATCGTTTTGGGCCATTGCTAagcctgaaacaaaaaaaaatatgaaattccaCTTAGAAATGATCTGATAGGCGAAAATAAATGATGATGAAGCAGATCAAATATTTGTAATGTAATTAAcagttaatattaatttctatacttttaaatatttgattactaTATGAAGTGGATCCACTTAAGTTGAAATATTGTGGACTAGTACCTATTCTGCTTGGATGGAACTCTGCCTCTCCTTTATCTTATAGTGAAAAAGAGACATTTAGTGACGCTTGCAGGCTAATCCAGGCATAAAACTTAAAATCAAGGAATCTGAAAGGTTACCTAAGGATTCTAGATGCAGTAACTAACCAATGCATGATTGATATCCCATTACCAAGTGGTAATCAATGATCGCCAACCATGGGTCAATAAAGATATTCTGCAAGCTCAAAATGCTTCTCTCTCGTATACAGATGGTCCGATAGCTGGATTGGGAATTTTTAGAGCAAAATGCAAGCTATCCATACCACTAGGAATAGTACTATTTTACAGGCTGTGTTGCTATAAACGTGTGCTCATTATTGCTAGCAACTGTTAGTGTTATTATAACctaaattatatacaaatacacgttaatattttttgtttgttttaattatgataaataaaaatgggtCACCAGAGTTGTTGTGTAGTGAAGTGTAAAAATACTAGCAGAAAAAGTAAgtgcaaattttataaattttcaaccgCTACATGGAAAATAAATCAACGAAATCGGTGGATAGCTGCAGTTAAAAGGTTTAAGTAAGTAGTACCATAAccttatttttatcaaaaataataatacagagTATTGTAAATCTTTGTAAAATTGTTAAGTTTAGcataagtaaataatttttttggaattctgtaataagaaactaaaaattaaatttataaatgattaattttaatattataaaaatgtattgattaaaagaaaaaagaattacagtgaaaaaaaatttttttgtaaacagaTTAATTAATActgtgataaaattaataaaaaatataatttttaacgtTGATGGATCACCGTGGTTTCCCAAGCCATATGATTATATTTGTAGTGATCATTATATTAGAGGTAAAAAAATCATATGAGGAGTTGAGTCCTAGCTACATTCCAACAAATTACAAGTctccaaaaataaatgaatcttcCGGCGTTGAACAggtaaaaataatatagtaaaactagatcaatatttataaaataataataataataataataatttcagataCAAGCGTTTATTGAATTGCCGGATGAAAAAAACATCACCTTCAAAATCAAGTTTTGAGCCCACTGTATTAGAACAAATGGAAGTGATAAATGAATATGATAATCCTCCAATTGTGTCTTTAAAAGTTGACCAAGAGTGTCAAGTTGATTTTCATTCAAAGTCTGATGTCAATTCTCAAACATTTATTTGCAGTCTCTATGTTACAAATGATTTGTGTCATGCTGAAACTCATACAGAAATAGTTGGAGATACTAGGCagataaaaatacatattagtaataaaaaatttgctaaTAAAGAAAGTGGTACTGATCAAAAACCTTTTGCTGATAAGGAAAGTCAAGGGGATAATACACTGTTCAATGGATGAAATcctattattataatattatccATGTCTTTggttcaactaaaaataataaaaaaattaattaaatgagcaaatatttacttattccattgaaaaaacagttttatcatttatttttctatttaaatattttcctaattattattAAGAGGCTGACATAAATTTGAAGCAACTTAAATACTTTACTATACTTTATATTTACTTATTCcattgaaaaaacagttttatcatttatttttctatttaaatattttcctaattattattAAGAGGCTGACATAAATTTGAAGCAACTTAACCTTATATACGTTTACTGCATTCTGTTACATATTTTATCATTCTACTTACTTGTGTTTTTGGCTTGTTCgagataattataaaattgtagtaAGTATTAAATTACCACATTTTTTGACGActaatttattactatttattatactttcttcgaaaatttttccgtttaatattgaaaaatgtaataaaacatgCTCTGACAGCCTCCTGTAGTTCATATTTACTGTGGCGCTGCAGTCACACTCGGAGCGAGTAGCCAACCGGTCTTGAAGGTGCTGGAAGATATTGAGCGCATGTCCAAGCTAGCATGGGAGTGTAAACAAACTCTGAAAGTACTAGCTAACCAACATAAACTAACCCTAATGCAGACAACTTTGCCAAAAAAGGCAACGACTTCATATTTTAAACTGGGGCTCTATTGTGGCCTTATAAGGGGTCACATCAATAACGAACGAAGACGAATTCTTACTGGAAAAGACTCTCTACCTAAGACAATCCATAAAATTCATAATCTAATCAGTTAAGAAGTATGAAGAGAATCTCGAGATATCCAGAAACGACATGACACTGGTGCTAGGTCTTCTGAAAGGTCACTGCCCCGACAAATACCACTTTAAGACGTTAGGCATGACAGAGAACGATAGCTGCAGTTTCTGCGGGTTAGCCATATAGACAGATACTCGGCGAATATCGTTTCTATTCCAGCATAAGATTTAGATACATAGTGTAGTGCTAGTGGGATAAAAAACTCTTCAGCCTCTTCTGAGAGAAGTCTATGTATTTTggaggaatttaaaaaaaatacaaaatattttttgaaatgactCCAGTTGATCTCTagcactattttatttaaatagcagaaaaatgtaatttaaaaacGTAATGTATTTCTAAATAGTcgaatatgattttttcttttaagtacagaatttgtgaaaaaaacgCTTGTTTATGTGTTTTAaatgtttgaaactttttcgCACCAAATCTAAGCTTCactttaaaaatgaattttttaaaaaacaacatgACACCTTAAAAGCTTTAGGGGAATCCCAAAACTTCTGTCGATATCAGGCGACATCAGAACGCGTTAGTTAGGCAACCATAGATACTTGAGCCCGTAAGATTGCAGTTAAGAAAGAAGTGCTATATATTAGCTACTTTCCGTTTACATTCAAATGATCTGAGACTCTCAGTTATGTATCTTAAAACTCAGATAATGACGTTATTGCTCAGTGAATAAATGGAACGTGTAATGTGGTGCGTTAATATTCACACATAACCCCATAAAATTCACCATTATCGTGATCTAATCGTCTGTTAATCACAGCAAAAGAAACAACATAACtataatgatattatttataagacTATTTACATCAATAATTACTTGCTTATTTTGATGACAAGATTTGACAACGTGATGACCTTACTTTCAATCGGAGTTCACAAAACTCACTAAAGCAGACGGTCTCAAGCTGGTAAAAACTCAGTTAGGTTTCACTTGTGAGACTGGATAAGAACGTGCATGGAACTGAGTTATGACGTGTGAGTGAGAATACTCTGAGTTTTGGTATAAATGGAAAGCAACTAATGTTTTCATTCGATAATGCGATAATCAGTCGGAAGGTCTTTGAGTTATAGCAACACCAATTTGCTATGCCCGATTGGCTTACccaaaattactgaaaattccCGGTTTTTCCCTGCTTTGCAAAATTCTCGCCTTTTTCCCGGTTTTCAAGGTTTCTAGACACCCTGGACTTCGTATATGTgaagtttgaatacttgatTGTCTAAGTCTTGGGGGACAAACTTCAACATCCAATAATGTGGAATATTAATTAGCTAATATAtacatatcaaattaaaatactaATCACTGTATTATACATATGTTTTTTGTGTAAACAAGATAAAAAACGTCGACAATTTGTATACAAGCGTTGATAAATGAATTGGAatgaattgaaatgaaaatattttcttattgaaataatgattttgcaaaaaaataaatattctctcCTTATCGgagagtatatatatatatatatatatatatacagggtgagtcgggagaagcgcaccaaactctaggagtgtattatacacgtgaaaataatgtaaaaaaactcatatgctattatccgattttcatttgttttcaagttatggagtgattaaaaatgttcatctagCTTGTCCacttatatctgaattttaacattattcgaacgctatgattaagaaaatttttatatgataatttgttaatatgccataacttgaaaacaaatgaaaaacgGATAAGAACATATtagtttttttccataattttaacgtgtataatacactcctagagtttggtgcgctcctcccgactcaccctgtatacatACACTTATGAATATTAtagacaaaaattaatttttataatattgtgaTTAGAAATGGTTTGATaaataactatgtatattttcaatcaatgcAAGTGAGTAATGAATAGCTGTACAAAACAAATTTCGACTATCGTCTTGACCCAAAAATGAATGaccaaaaattgttaaaaaaacacGGTTTAGTTTACGTCATAAGCTCGAGTGGTGTTATTTTTATACCCAAATGAACTtatcatttaattataaaattaaagtgataaataattaaaataaatttatatctaATTAACCCATACAGGGTGAGTCACATGTATTTTTATCATATCGATTACGTCTACCATCTAATAgttatttacattattattccaagaagtgatttagtacggtacgagatagatgtttatggacgaggcgacgaaggagccgagtcaagaataacTAATCGAGTAccataataataatgtttttttcatactgttttcggttttaaataaaaagtaaaattatattcaaatatgaaatgtcatatttgacaatttattGTTAACAAAGGCAgacattgaatttttagaaatacaaaaaatattttccgatcattcaaataaaattgctgagactatttccttcgaaaaatttaagccaaccaaaaagctgtaatattttatgtttacctagcaacgatcaaatttcagcgataatactgcactagtgcaaattatcgataatttgcactagtaccaaattttcgtctaggatgtaaactcattttgaaatattttttcacgaacaaaactgttgtcaataagttaccgtagataccaattcaatgccaatatgatgatcgtcaactacggtataatttaaagaataacaaattttaaacacagaattaagtttattttaaattaaatttttcttaggaaatagtctgccaaaatgccctctcgtgcatgtcaaattgtctcataatttcctcttgtgcgcgttcgcgcactcgagaaaattaaattatcgacaatttgacatgcactcgggacattaatattaataattgcgGAAGCAGTAGGgcaaattattccaattaagtCTTCGAAAGATAccgtaaagtgccattttccgaACTAAAATTAGTACTTTAAAGTCAAGTTTATAGTACAGTATGAAAAATAGTAGTTTACGTAACAAGTCCCGAAAGTGGTCTTTTACTGAACGAGTGGGCAAATTGCAGGGCGAGCCGTAGACGAACACCCTTTCAAGAAGTTAGAAGAAGCGGTGATTTATTTATACTCGGCATATATCGAGGCCGACATAATCGCTTTACCTCTCGCGGTTGACAATCTCACCGACGAAGAGGATGTGGATGATTGCGATATGGAAGTTCCCAATGTCTGTGATATTGCTGATCATATTGAATTCGATTGGATTGGAGTCACGATCATTTTGGTAGTGCTGACGATGTACCTTTGGCTCTGTAACACCGTAAACTTACTCGCAAAGtgtgaagaaaagaaaaataattttgtctaaCTAGAAAAAAGTTCCTCCACATTGTAGTCCTCGTCCGCTGTGTACGATATGATCATTGAAGAAACAAGTCGCCAGGCAACCGCTGAGAAAAATAAGCACGACATTTGCgttgaaaaaatctttattggaTTTCTCACTACCAACGGAAAGAGACTACCAGTCCGACGATGAAGACTTAGGTGTACCGATAACGCTTTTAGTAGGAATGATTATCTTGAAtgcttaattttttagataatgcAAAAGCTGCCAGGAAAAAAGAAGACCGAAGTTTCAAAATTCGTCCACTCATATAAAATAGATATCAATAGATGAATGATGAAGCCAAACCCGTTTTGGATACAAACTTTGGCAACGTGAGGAGCCGATGGATAATGCTACAATTTCTCCTTGTATGGTGGAAAAAAAGTGGTGAAGCTGCAGGTGAACCTTTAGGAACTAGGGTCGTTTCTAAGACTCTATCCGTTGTAGAAAATCCCGAAAGCCACGCTGTCTATTTCGACAACTTCTTCAGTAGCCACTTTTAAAATTTGGGTTTGCGATCAACGGAAACtattaaagaaattcaaaagtGTTCTttcaaaactacaaaagaaatcCAAAAGTCTGAAAGAGGTAGTTACGATTACAGTTTTGATGAGAAAAATGAGATATTCATTTTGAAGTAGAATGGCAATAAATGTGTGTCAGTAACTTCCGATTTTGACACAGTAGTTCCTTAAGCAACAGTATACTCATCGAGTCGACAAAGGAAAGAGCGGATACCATTTGTACAATCAAATGTTGTGAATAATTACAAACGACATATGGGAGCTGTAGATCGGCACGATTCGTGGCTAGAAAAGCACTCAATATCAATCAAAGGAAAAAAGTGGTACTGGTGTAGTAAAAGGTGAAAACTCTATATCATATAAGATTTTCGGAGGCAAATTACAGTTCCTTACCTGAAAATTGTACATATAAGtcttatattacattttttgtgCTTCAAAAATACAGTTGtcataatacatatttatagTCCCATACTCCcaattattttctgtaattttcattaaaatcgttcgaaaaataaataaattgggCGTTAACTGTTAACGACTTGGCAGCGCTGCTGAGTGGCTAAACAATGATGAGAAAAAAGAAGTGACTGATTCTGCTATCATCAAAATGGTATATGATCCAAATAAAGGAAGTGATAACTAGTGTAATAGTGATAAATCTCACAGACGAATTTGTACATTTGAGGCAACGCTACACTACGCTCAGCCACAACCAGAGGCGACCCCAAGCGTTACCCTTATTGTTAGACAATGCCGTGATATGATTGCCAAAAAGCGTTGTTCTATTTTGAAGCAGTAGACCtcgaacaatatttttattgttgttaatgCTTCAAGTCTTTTTTCTAGTACCGTTGGCCAAATTCAAACATGAATTTCTTTATTACTTCAGATGGAATAACCTATATATTTTAAAGCCTATTCAAATAGCTTTCACTACGTAATTGGATTACATCTAAGATGGGAATTTATCAAACATTCTGGAACCGATGACAAACAAACTTGTTATTAATGGATAATGGAATTGATATATaatgtttgtaataaataaatgattccaaattatacagagtgttccgggacttgatgcaaaaaactCGGGAGTAAGTTGGTGACTCCTCGTTTCTTAGTTATAGGCTTTTAAAGTTACGAAATCAGAACtcatatttaagtatattttctaaattatacattcgagcATTATggatttttaatggatgattacgtatgtccatgtagtgtgtttgacgaaataaataattctatctAAAGACCGGGGGCAGCTCatacccaatggttaacaattcgTAACTAACTTTTACCGAGACAACCTgtaaaatctaaaaatagcaaaaatgaatttgtcaatcaattttttaacaaaaaagtacttactttttataaaatttatgatttaggagatttttagatcgttgtacaccgttcgccataaagagatatactgaagaaaattatcataaattataattatttattgaaaatatttacaggagTTATTAACACTATCGAAAAATTCTAATTGAACTACATACTATCGCAAATCGTGTTGCGTTAAAACTTATGGAAGAATATAGGTGCTATATATGGAGCAAGAGTACCAGAGAATTACATAACATCTACTTCTCACCTGCCCCTAACTTTTTCGAGTAGGAGAGAAGCTGgacaataagaagactccgCATCAACCACACAAAACTTACTtacggctatttgatgtcgtcaggCACTTAAGACaggtataaataattatttgtttctcttatttattatcgtatttgaagaaattgattCTACACCTCAAACATTAATTAGGGAAGAAATTCGCTTTTTTGCGGTCTATGGAGCtgcaaaaaaagttattagCATTGATCGATATCGATATATCAAATATCGATACTcaacttttgtaaaaaatacgCGAAAGAAGAAACAAGTAAATAGTATACTATCTAGTTCAAACATGGCTAGGCAATCAACTGAACCAAGAAACTGGGGTTGGAAATTGATATATAATACTATGGAACCGATTAAAAAATTACTCCCACCTGTTCTAGAAAAACTACTCAACTCAAttttttgcaattgcaaaaaaGGTTGTAGTTCCAAATGTGACTGTAAAATAGTCCGGTTATTGTGTCCTCCAGCGTGTACCAATTGCCAACGTCAGTATTACTTAAATGTCCAGTTGAGTACAATAGAGGAAGATTCCTGTGATTTTAATGAAGAGACCAATAACTGCTACATTTGAGCAATTT
Coding sequences within:
- the LOC130891203 gene encoding uncharacterized protein LOC130891203, which produces MKINMFTKNITNMWVLVLFTVLVGLAMAQNDPYQKLSDHWFNKCFNQTHDINNFDKLYADGVEFKRYLKYAFKFIPEGEKVFCDRERFILENRMKEFAKDLKPCLAQQEKFLEDFLNRSFKELLHFLCHNDGEHIKTFYSSKAAECRTKLSNTNYPNLDNCFAKIINPTSRVLMKKDICSDLGIVKKCFAEALEFQCPSFGSYKKLNEDFFSYVSKPCSGCVFNINSLLFAASLLISLMFSRK